A region from the Paraurantiacibacter namhicola genome encodes:
- a CDS encoding MBL fold metallo-hydrolase, with product MADDRNLQIAAQQVRQALSDKGQRPSIAGFFDEATNTVSYVVHDPASGEAAIIDSVLDFEAASGRTSNGSADRIVEYVTSNDLQVAWLIETHAHADHISAAPYLQEKLGGKLAIGRGIIRVQEVFGKLFNAGTDFERDGSQFDRLFDDGDRFHIGEIEATALHVPGHTPADMAFIIGDAAFIGDTMFMPDFGTARADFPGGDAGQLFRSIRRLLELPEETRLFLCHDYKAPGRDEYAWETSVGQQRAHNVHVRDGVSEEEFVEMRTTRDRKLAMPALIMPSVQVNIRGGRLPEPEDNGVSYIKIPVNAV from the coding sequence ATGGCTGATGACCGGAATTTGCAGATTGCCGCGCAGCAGGTCCGGCAGGCGCTGTCTGACAAGGGCCAGCGCCCATCCATCGCGGGGTTCTTCGACGAGGCGACCAACACGGTTTCCTATGTCGTGCACGATCCGGCCAGCGGCGAGGCGGCCATCATCGATTCCGTGCTGGATTTCGAGGCCGCGTCCGGGCGCACGTCGAATGGATCTGCCGACCGGATCGTTGAATATGTCACCTCGAACGACCTGCAGGTCGCCTGGCTGATCGAGACCCATGCCCATGCCGATCACATCTCGGCCGCGCCCTATTTGCAGGAAAAGCTGGGCGGGAAGCTGGCCATCGGGCGCGGGATCATCCGCGTGCAGGAGGTCTTCGGGAAGCTGTTCAACGCGGGCACCGATTTCGAGCGCGACGGGTCGCAGTTCGACCGGCTTTTCGATGACGGGGACCGGTTCCACATCGGCGAAATCGAGGCCACCGCGCTGCATGTGCCCGGCCACACGCCGGCCGACATGGCCTTCATCATCGGCGATGCAGCGTTTATCGGCGATACGATGTTCATGCCGGATTTCGGCACTGCGCGGGCGGATTTCCCGGGCGGCGATGCGGGCCAGCTCTTCCGCTCGATCCGGCGGCTTCTGGAACTGCCCGAGGAAACGCGCCTGTTCCTGTGCCACGATTACAAGGCGCCGGGCCGCGACGAATATGCCTGGGAGACGAGTGTCGGCCAGCAACGCGCCCACAATGTCCATGTCAGGGATGGCGTGAGCGAGGAGGAATTTGTCGAAATGCGCACGACCCGCGACCGCAAGCTGGCGATGCCGGCCCTGATCATGCCGTCCGTCCAGGTGAATATCCGCGGCGGCCGCCTGCCGGAGCCGGAGGATAATGGCGTGAGCTACATCAAGATCCCGGTGAACGCGGTATGA
- a CDS encoding YeeE/YedE family protein translates to MMLPGFPDAAPLDGLAGGVLIGLAAAVMLLGLGRIAGVSGIAAKAAGLGGSGMARGSAWMFFIGLPLGALAVMLASGGLEARFASPLVLAIAGLLVGVGTRLGSGCTSGHGVCGMSRLSGRSIVATVTFMAAGIATVAIMNALGWEVL, encoded by the coding sequence ATGATGCTGCCGGGCTTTCCCGACGCCGCCCCGCTCGACGGGCTGGCGGGCGGCGTGCTGATCGGCCTGGCCGCAGCGGTCATGCTGCTGGGACTGGGGCGGATCGCCGGCGTGTCTGGCATCGCGGCAAAGGCTGCAGGCCTTGGCGGCAGCGGAATGGCGCGCGGTTCGGCGTGGATGTTCTTCATCGGCCTGCCGCTGGGCGCGCTGGCCGTGATGCTTGCCTCTGGCGGGCTGGAAGCGCGCTTTGCAAGCCCGCTCGTCCTGGCGATCGCGGGCCTGCTGGTGGGCGTGGGAACGCGGCTGGGAAGCGGTTGCACAAGTGGCCACGGCGTATGCGGGATGAGCCGCCTGTCGGGCCGCTCGATCGTGGCCACCGTGACCTTTATGGCCGCAGGGATTGCCACGGTGGCGATCATGAATGCCCTGGGCTGGGAGGTGCTGTGA
- a CDS encoding integration host factor subunit beta, producing the protein MIRSELVQELASENPDLRPEEVEGVVDVFFDEIAQRLAEGGRVELRGFGAFSTRARDARTGRNPRTGEAVEVPAKRVPYFKAGKDMRERLNDD; encoded by the coding sequence ATGATAAGGTCGGAACTTGTTCAGGAACTGGCTTCGGAAAACCCGGACCTCAGGCCCGAGGAAGTCGAGGGCGTCGTGGACGTATTCTTCGACGAGATCGCCCAGCGCCTGGCCGAAGGTGGCCGCGTGGAACTGCGCGGCTTCGGTGCCTTTTCCACCCGCGCACGCGATGCGCGCACCGGACGCAACCCGCGCACCGGCGAAGCGGTGGAAGTCCCCGCCAAGCGTGTGCCCTATTTCAAGGCCGGCAAGGACATGCGCGAGCGTTTGAACGACGATTGA
- a CDS encoding RtcB family protein, whose product MTQTTYEYQDVEGGSPIKMWTRGVPVDDKAREQLTKAAKMPFIFKHVAAMPDVHVGIGATVGSVIPTKGAVIPAAVGVDIGCGMMAARTSLMASDLPDNLAGIRSAIEAAVPHGRTAGRGKRDKGSWGDPPPAVVDAWVKLAERFGRIVAKYPRLKNTNNLVHLGTLGTGNHFIELCLDTEQRVWVMLHSGSRGVGNAIGTFFIELAKQDMRKWHINLPDQDLAYFPEGTDHFDDYVEAVEWAQDFAALNRRVMMTHVLDALRGQIAKPFEADCEAVNCHHNYVTRENHFGENVLVTRKGAVRAAKGTMGIIPGSMGAKSFIVRGLGNAESFDSCSHGAGRVMSRTQAKKLVTLDEHVADTAGVECRKDEGVIDETPKAYKPIEAVMAAQADLVEIVHTLKQVVCVKG is encoded by the coding sequence ATGACCCAGACGACGTATGAATATCAGGACGTGGAAGGCGGGTCGCCGATCAAGATGTGGACCCGCGGCGTTCCCGTTGACGACAAGGCGCGGGAGCAGCTGACCAAGGCGGCGAAGATGCCGTTCATCTTCAAGCATGTTGCGGCCATGCCCGACGTGCATGTCGGGATCGGCGCGACCGTGGGCTCGGTGATCCCGACCAAGGGCGCGGTAATCCCGGCGGCTGTGGGCGTGGACATCGGCTGCGGCATGATGGCGGCGCGGACCTCGCTGATGGCGAGCGACCTGCCGGACAATCTTGCCGGCATCCGCTCGGCAATCGAAGCCGCCGTACCGCATGGCCGGACAGCCGGCCGCGGCAAGCGCGACAAGGGTTCGTGGGGCGATCCGCCCCCGGCCGTGGTCGACGCCTGGGTGAAGCTCGCCGAGCGGTTCGGGCGGATCGTCGCCAAGTACCCGCGGCTCAAGAACACGAACAACCTCGTGCATCTGGGGACACTGGGAACCGGCAACCACTTCATCGAGCTGTGCCTCGATACCGAGCAGCGGGTGTGGGTCATGCTCCACTCGGGCTCGCGCGGGGTGGGCAATGCCATCGGCACGTTCTTCATCGAACTGGCCAAGCAGGACATGCGCAAGTGGCATATCAACCTGCCTGACCAGGACCTCGCCTATTTCCCCGAAGGGACCGATCATTTCGACGATTATGTCGAAGCCGTCGAATGGGCGCAGGACTTTGCGGCGCTCAACCGGCGCGTGATGATGACGCATGTGCTCGATGCGCTGCGAGGCCAGATCGCCAAGCCTTTCGAGGCGGACTGCGAAGCGGTGAACTGCCATCACAACTATGTGACGCGGGAAAACCACTTCGGCGAAAACGTGCTCGTCACCCGGAAGGGTGCGGTGCGGGCGGCGAAGGGTACGATGGGCATCATCCCCGGATCGATGGGGGCGAAGAGCTTCATCGTGCGCGGGCTGGGCAATGCCGAGAGCTTCGACAGCTGCTCGCACGGCGCGGGGCGCGTAATGTCCCGGACCCAGGCGAAGAAGCTGGTGACGCTCGACGAGCATGTTGCCGATACCGCCGGTGTCGAATGCCGCAAGGACGAGGGCGTGATCGATGAAACGCCCAAGGCCTACAAGCCGATCGAAGCCGTGATGGCCGCGCAGGCCGATCTGGTGGAGATCGTCCATACCTTGAAACAGGTGGTGTGCGTGAAGGGTTAG
- a CDS encoding DUF6691 family protein, translated as MRANVTSLVSGTLFGAGLALGGMTNPARVRGFLDLFGNWDPTLAFVMGGALVVMAIAWQIVPRMARPVMAETFQLPSKSDLTPRLIGGAALFGVGWGVAGLCPGPGIAALVIEPVSAAIFVVAMLAGMALVRLTEG; from the coding sequence ATGCGCGCGAATGTGACATCGCTCGTCTCGGGCACGCTGTTCGGCGCCGGCCTTGCGCTGGGCGGCATGACCAATCCCGCACGCGTGCGCGGCTTCCTGGACTTATTCGGCAATTGGGACCCCACGCTTGCCTTCGTCATGGGCGGCGCGCTGGTGGTGATGGCGATAGCCTGGCAAATCGTCCCGCGCATGGCGCGCCCGGTGATGGCGGAAACCTTCCAGCTGCCATCGAAATCGGACCTGACCCCGCGCCTGATCGGCGGGGCTGCGCTGTTCGGCGTGGGCTGGGGTGTGGCGGGCCTGTGCCCCGGGCCGGGCATTGCGGCACTGGTGATAGAGCCGGTGTCTGCCGCGATCTTCGTCGTGGCCATGCTGGCAGGCATGGCTCTGGTCCGGCTGACCGAAGGCTGA
- the rtcA gene encoding RNA 3'-terminal phosphate cyclase, protein MITIDGSDGEGGGQVLRNSAALSLLTGEPFTIQNIRGGRAKPGMMRQHVTSLEAACAIGGAECSGLMVGSRELTFRPGRVIPGEYSFAVGTAGSTGLVLQAILVPLMMADAPSRIMIEGGTHAMAAPPFEFLQKTLLPVLERLGPTLSITLERHGFYPRGGGRIVVDIEPSALRTIQCTQRGAFLGGKAEVLLAGIPFDIADRELTAARKVLSEWPEEAFAPALLPADCGPGNALLLEASFEHVTEVVSGFGKLGVPAERLAKTAAKRMAGYLASQAFAGPYLQDQLLLPFAMAGGGAFTTVKLSQHSRTAMALIERFTGRGFRVSDTEDGAHQIEVC, encoded by the coding sequence ATGATCACAATTGACGGCTCCGACGGCGAAGGTGGCGGGCAGGTCTTGCGGAATTCCGCAGCCCTGTCGCTGCTGACCGGCGAGCCCTTCACCATCCAGAACATTCGCGGTGGGCGGGCCAAGCCCGGCATGATGCGCCAGCACGTCACCTCGCTGGAGGCCGCTTGTGCCATTGGCGGGGCCGAATGCAGCGGGCTGATGGTCGGTTCTCGCGAGCTGACGTTTCGCCCGGGCCGCGTCATACCCGGAGAATACAGCTTCGCCGTCGGAACGGCGGGAAGCACGGGGCTGGTCTTGCAGGCCATCCTGGTGCCGCTGATGATGGCCGATGCGCCCTCCAGGATCATGATCGAGGGCGGCACCCATGCAATGGCTGCTCCGCCCTTCGAATTCCTTCAGAAGACGCTGCTGCCGGTTCTGGAGCGGCTGGGGCCGACACTCTCCATCACCCTCGAGCGCCATGGATTCTACCCGCGCGGCGGGGGCCGCATCGTGGTGGACATCGAGCCCTCGGCACTCCGTACGATCCAGTGCACGCAGCGCGGCGCCTTCCTCGGCGGGAAGGCGGAGGTGCTGCTTGCCGGTATCCCCTTCGATATTGCCGATCGCGAGTTGACGGCGGCGCGCAAGGTGCTGTCCGAATGGCCGGAAGAAGCCTTCGCGCCGGCCCTGCTGCCCGCGGATTGCGGGCCGGGCAACGCGTTGTTGCTGGAAGCCTCGTTCGAACATGTGACCGAGGTGGTGTCTGGTTTCGGGAAGCTTGGAGTTCCTGCAGAACGCCTGGCCAAGACGGCGGCAAAGCGCATGGCGGGCTACCTCGCCTCACAGGCGTTTGCCGGGCCATACCTGCAGGATCAGTTGTTACTGCCGTTTGCCATGGCTGGCGGCGGGGCTTTCACGACCGTCAAGCTCAGCCAGCACAGCCGCACGGCGATGGCGCTGATCGAGCGGTTTACAGGACGAGGCTTCCGGGTCTCGGATACGGAGGATGGGGCACATCAGATAGAGGTGTGCTGA
- a CDS encoding S46 family peptidase — MTTIRNLSAALLAGAAMLATPAAAKEGMFTPDQLQEIASELQEAGLELDPASLADLTAFPMGAIVSLGGCSASFVSPEGLVVTNHHCARGSVQYNSTAENNYLENGFLAKEKSAELPAAPGSRIYVTTEVTDVTGEVRAGTEQLEPLARYETVEQRGKDLVAQCEVTAGYRCRVASFYGGAQYKLIKSLEVRDVRLVYAPSDSIGNYGGDIDNWQWPRHTGDFAFYRAYVAPDGSAADYSEENVPYRPDHFLKVSAAGLEDGDFVMAAGYPGSTSRYAPLAEVENTFGWAYPVFEGLLNEWIATIEEAAPAGSDARVKYESRLAGLNNYSKNLRGQIEGARRVGLVDRRRAREAALGEWIAADPSRAGYGEAIAELSELSEESAQASRTGFWYNNATRPALYGTARRLYRLAHERMLPDAERSPGYQERDMRFFEQGLTALDRRYDPAVDRAEWLLFLTGYIAQPMEERVPQFDAALGLTAETTAEDLPALLDNFYSATSLGDGATRIALMGASVEELEASEDPFIKLAVAMYAYDRELEEQSDIRSGRALALRPAYMEAITQWQRESGVLTYPDANSTLRITFGKVMGGSPRDGMAYLPFTTLEGIVDKDTGVDPFNAPPELLARIRAGDYGDYALDSLGTVPVNFLTDLDSTGGNSGSATLNSRGELVGLLFDGTFESVNSDWDFDPRTTRTIHVDSRYMLWVMEKVDGADALIEEMDIVR, encoded by the coding sequence ATGACAACCATCCGCAATCTGTCCGCCGCGCTGCTCGCGGGCGCCGCAATGCTCGCCACGCCGGCCGCCGCCAAGGAAGGGATGTTCACGCCCGACCAGCTGCAGGAAATCGCCAGCGAACTGCAGGAGGCCGGGCTCGAACTCGACCCCGCATCGCTCGCCGACCTGACCGCCTTCCCGATGGGCGCGATCGTCTCTCTGGGCGGCTGTTCGGCCAGCTTCGTCTCTCCTGAAGGCCTGGTGGTCACGAACCACCACTGCGCACGCGGATCGGTGCAGTACAATTCCACCGCGGAGAACAATTACCTCGAGAACGGCTTCCTGGCGAAAGAGAAGTCCGCCGAACTGCCCGCAGCCCCCGGCTCGCGCATCTATGTCACCACCGAGGTAACGGACGTGACCGGCGAAGTGCGCGCCGGCACGGAGCAGCTGGAGCCGCTGGCGCGGTATGAGACCGTCGAACAGCGCGGCAAGGACCTCGTCGCGCAGTGCGAAGTCACCGCCGGTTACCGCTGCCGCGTGGCCAGCTTCTATGGCGGCGCGCAGTACAAGCTGATCAAGAGCCTGGAAGTGCGCGACGTGCGGCTGGTCTATGCCCCGTCGGATTCGATCGGCAATTACGGCGGCGATATCGATAATTGGCAGTGGCCGCGCCACACCGGCGATTTCGCCTTCTACCGCGCCTATGTCGCGCCCGATGGCTCGGCTGCGGATTACAGCGAAGAGAACGTCCCTTACCGCCCCGATCACTTCCTGAAAGTGAGCGCAGCAGGACTGGAAGATGGCGATTTCGTGATGGCCGCCGGCTATCCTGGCTCCACCAGCCGCTATGCCCCGCTGGCCGAAGTGGAGAACACCTTCGGCTGGGCTTACCCGGTCTTCGAAGGCCTGCTGAACGAGTGGATCGCCACGATCGAGGAAGCCGCCCCGGCAGGCAGCGATGCGCGCGTGAAGTATGAAAGCCGCCTCGCCGGCCTCAACAATTACAGCAAGAACCTGCGCGGCCAGATCGAGGGCGCACGCCGCGTGGGCCTGGTGGACCGCCGCCGTGCCCGCGAAGCTGCGCTGGGCGAATGGATCGCAGCCGATCCTTCCCGCGCCGGATATGGCGAGGCCATCGCCGAACTGTCGGAGCTTTCGGAAGAAAGCGCGCAGGCATCGCGCACCGGCTTCTGGTACAACAACGCCACCCGGCCCGCCCTGTATGGCACGGCACGGCGGCTCTATCGCCTCGCGCATGAGCGGATGCTGCCCGATGCGGAACGCTCGCCCGGTTACCAGGAGCGCGACATGCGCTTCTTCGAGCAGGGCCTGACCGCGCTGGACCGGCGTTACGATCCCGCGGTCGACCGCGCCGAGTGGCTGCTGTTCCTGACCGGCTACATCGCCCAGCCGATGGAAGAACGCGTGCCGCAGTTCGATGCGGCGCTGGGCCTGACGGCGGAAACGACGGCCGAGGACCTGCCTGCCCTGCTCGACAATTTCTATTCCGCAACCAGCCTTGGCGACGGTGCGACCCGCATCGCGCTGATGGGTGCCAGCGTAGAAGAGCTGGAAGCGAGCGAGGACCCCTTCATCAAGCTTGCCGTGGCCATGTACGCCTATGACCGCGAGCTGGAGGAGCAGTCCGACATCCGCTCCGGCCGCGCCCTGGCCCTGCGCCCCGCCTATATGGAGGCGATCACGCAGTGGCAGCGCGAAAGCGGTGTGCTGACCTATCCCGATGCCAACAGCACGCTGCGCATCACCTTTGGCAAGGTGATGGGTGGCAGCCCGCGTGACGGGATGGCTTATCTGCCCTTCACGACGCTGGAAGGCATCGTGGACAAGGATACCGGCGTCGATCCGTTCAATGCCCCGCCCGAGCTGCTCGCCCGGATCCGGGCCGGCGATTACGGCGATTACGCGCTGGACAGCCTCGGCACTGTGCCGGTCAATTTCCTGACCGACCTGGACAGCACGGGCGGCAACAGCGGTTCCGCCACGCTGAATTCCCGCGGCGAGCTGGTTGGCCTGCTATTCGACGGCACGTTCGAAAGCGTCAATTCGGACTGGGACTTCGATCCCCGCACCACGCGCACGATCCACGTGGATTCGCGCTACATGCTGTGGGTGATGGAAAAGGTCGACGGCGCCGATGCGCTGATCGAGGAGATGGACATCGTTCGCTAA
- a CDS encoding peptide MFS transporter, producing the protein MNEFIFTFGSAYEMWAFWIAVVALAAFLLGGLFIVTRPQAEVIGHPKGLFLLFMAEMWERFSYYGMRALLIFYLVQHWLFTDSEASIIYGAYTALVYIAPVVGGFLADRYLGQRKAVLFGAVLLTFGHFFMAFEGDGGQGSAFINVFWLALALIIVGSGFLKANISVMVGQLYSRTDIRRDPAYTIFYMGINVGAATASIICGYLGQTVGWEYGFGLAGIGMLIGLIFFVLGKPLLLGKGEPKDPEALKGGKEWGIYGLGLGMVALCWFAIQYQELVGWVLGIFGLGLVAYVLYIATVRLSSDERDRIFAAMFLIFVSIVFWALFEQAGSSLNLFTDRHVDTQGVSASMFQSINAIYIVLLAPVFAMLWQGLARKGAEPSTPMKFGLAVIQVGLGFLVLVWGSQSVGVNVPTPVIFIFLIYLLHTTGELCLSPVGLSAMNRLSPGHMASLIMGTWFFASATGNFAAGLIAAATGAEGVSEEAGKELVLSVYSTVGWYAVGIGVVVMVISPLVKKLMHLDTLVDETVDDDLMGQAQAGIEPQEAGIRPDVRPQG; encoded by the coding sequence ATGAACGAATTTATCTTCACCTTCGGTTCTGCCTACGAAATGTGGGCGTTCTGGATTGCTGTGGTGGCCCTTGCGGCATTCCTTCTGGGCGGTCTTTTCATCGTAACGCGCCCGCAGGCCGAGGTGATCGGCCATCCCAAGGGCCTGTTCCTCCTGTTCATGGCGGAAATGTGGGAGCGGTTTTCCTATTACGGGATGCGCGCCCTCCTGATCTTCTATCTCGTACAGCACTGGCTGTTCACCGATAGCGAAGCCTCGATAATCTACGGCGCTTATACCGCGCTGGTCTATATCGCCCCGGTCGTGGGCGGCTTCCTGGCTGACCGTTACCTCGGCCAGCGCAAGGCGGTGCTGTTCGGCGCCGTGCTGCTGACATTCGGCCACTTCTTCATGGCCTTCGAGGGCGATGGCGGACAAGGCTCCGCCTTCATCAACGTGTTCTGGCTGGCCCTGGCGCTGATCATCGTCGGCTCCGGCTTCCTGAAGGCCAATATCTCCGTGATGGTCGGGCAGCTGTACTCGCGCACCGACATCCGCCGCGATCCGGCATACACCATCTTCTACATGGGCATTAACGTCGGTGCGGCGACGGCTTCCATCATCTGCGGCTATCTGGGCCAGACGGTGGGCTGGGAATACGGCTTCGGCCTGGCCGGTATCGGCATGCTGATCGGCCTTATCTTCTTCGTGCTGGGCAAGCCGCTGCTGCTGGGCAAGGGCGAGCCCAAGGATCCCGAGGCGCTCAAGGGCGGCAAGGAATGGGGCATCTATGGCCTGGGCCTCGGCATGGTCGCGCTGTGCTGGTTCGCAATCCAGTACCAGGAGCTTGTCGGCTGGGTGCTTGGCATCTTCGGCCTCGGTCTGGTCGCTTATGTCCTTTACATCGCGACTGTCAGGCTATCTTCGGACGAGCGTGATCGCATCTTTGCGGCCATGTTCCTGATCTTCGTCTCGATCGTGTTCTGGGCGCTGTTCGAGCAGGCCGGTTCCTCGCTTAACCTGTTCACCGATCGCCATGTCGATACGCAGGGTGTCAGCGCCTCGATGTTCCAGTCCATCAACGCGATTTACATCGTGCTGCTGGCACCGGTGTTCGCGATGCTGTGGCAGGGCCTGGCGCGCAAGGGTGCTGAGCCTTCCACGCCGATGAAGTTCGGCCTCGCCGTCATCCAGGTCGGCCTTGGCTTCCTGGTGCTGGTCTGGGGTTCGCAGAGCGTGGGCGTGAATGTGCCGACCCCGGTCATCTTCATCTTCCTGATCTACCTGCTGCACACGACGGGTGAGCTCTGCCTCAGCCCGGTCGGTCTGTCGGCGATGAACCGCCTCAGCCCGGGTCACATGGCATCGCTGATCATGGGCACCTGGTTCTTCGCATCGGCCACCGGCAATTTCGCCGCCGGCCTGATCGCCGCCGCCACCGGCGCGGAAGGTGTGAGCGAGGAAGCGGGCAAGGAGCTGGTCCTGAGCGTCTATTCCACCGTCGGCTGGTACGCCGTGGGTATCGGCGTTGTCGTCATGGTCATCAGCCCGCTGGTCAAGAAGCTGATGCATCTCGACACGCTGGTGGACGAGACGGTTGATGATGACCTGATGGGCCAGGCCCAGGCAGGCATCGAGCCGCAGGAAGCGGGCATCCGCCCCGACGTCCGCCCGCAGGGTTGA
- a CDS encoding GntR family transcriptional regulator → MADETRPVYLRLRDLIAAAIIDGRYGEGDMLPSVRAFAAEQGANPLTVAKAYQQFQADGLIRVQRGVGMFVRQGAAAQLLETERQRFLQEEWPEIRARMKRLGLEIEAMADV, encoded by the coding sequence ATGGCTGACGAGACCCGCCCCGTATACCTTCGCCTGCGAGACCTGATTGCCGCGGCGATCATCGACGGGCGCTACGGCGAAGGGGACATGCTCCCCTCCGTGCGCGCCTTTGCCGCAGAGCAGGGGGCGAACCCGCTCACCGTGGCCAAGGCCTACCAGCAATTCCAGGCCGACGGGCTGATTCGCGTGCAGCGCGGGGTCGGCATGTTCGTGCGGCAGGGCGCTGCGGCGCAGCTGCTGGAGACCGAACGCCAGCGCTTCCTGCAGGAAGAATGGCCGGAAATTCGCGCGCGGATGAAGCGGCTCGGGCTGGAAATCGAGGCCATGGCAGACGTCTGA
- a CDS encoding glycoside hydrolase family 97 protein produces the protein MAFHAFIARKNRALAGAVAGVFALALATQPAAAQDEKPVATITSPDGSIEVQVTTDNDRRVTWQMSRKGQLLVSPSKLGILLTDGLPMVRGFTMTGMEEVTEHDETWEQPWGERRFVRDHHHEMVVRFQQPPEDGDRQMNLRFRVFDDGIGFRYEFPEQENLVTVKIAEELTEFNIASEGTAWWVTGGDFNRYEQIYQQTPIDAVSVAHTPITMKLEDGTHMSFHEAALVDYSGYWLKRQDGHSFRTTLAPGTGESAKVIRDTPFHTPWRTIRVGDDAAALVESDLELNLNEPNKLGDVSWFKPQKYIGIWWGMIGGIWSWAEGPNHGATTERALETIDYAAENGFSGVLIEGWNEGWNNNWFGHGDEYSFTKAVPDFDLERVAAYGRERGVAIVGHHETGGNIIVYEDQLEDAMALYNRLGVGVVKTGYVADAGGIIAPGEEPGEIAMAWHDGQRMVNHHQKVIETAARYQIAINPHEPVKATGIRRTYPNWVAREGARGMEYNAWGEYANPADHEPTLVYTRMLSGPMDFTPGVLSLVAPTGNALASTRAKQLGLYLAIYSPIQMAADLVDNLKQYPNEIAFIRQVPADWSDSRLIAGEVGDYAIFARKDRNSEDWYLGGVNDGTARTLTLSMDFLEPGKTYRATIYRDGPDADYRDAERRHDIVYDTATFTAGDSYELFLAPGGGAAIRLEPVTD, from the coding sequence ATGGCATTCCACGCATTCATCGCGCGCAAGAATCGCGCGCTGGCCGGGGCAGTTGCAGGCGTATTCGCGCTGGCACTGGCAACGCAGCCCGCCGCCGCGCAGGACGAAAAGCCCGTCGCCACGATCACATCGCCCGATGGCTCGATCGAGGTGCAGGTGACCACTGACAACGACCGGCGCGTAACCTGGCAGATGTCGCGCAAGGGCCAGCTGCTGGTCTCGCCTTCCAAGCTGGGCATCCTGCTGACGGACGGCCTGCCCATGGTGCGCGGCTTCACCATGACCGGCATGGAAGAAGTCACCGAGCATGACGAGACATGGGAGCAGCCCTGGGGCGAGCGCCGCTTCGTGCGCGATCACCACCATGAAATGGTCGTGCGCTTCCAGCAGCCGCCCGAAGACGGCGACCGGCAGATGAACCTGCGCTTCCGCGTGTTCGATGACGGTATCGGCTTCCGCTACGAATTCCCGGAGCAGGAAAACCTCGTCACGGTGAAAATCGCCGAGGAGCTGACCGAGTTCAACATCGCCTCCGAAGGCACGGCCTGGTGGGTGACGGGCGGCGATTTCAACCGCTACGAACAGATCTACCAGCAGACGCCGATCGATGCGGTTTCGGTGGCGCACACGCCCATCACCATGAAGCTGGAAGATGGCACGCACATGTCCTTCCACGAGGCGGCGCTGGTCGATTACTCCGGCTATTGGCTGAAGCGCCAGGATGGCCACAGCTTCCGCACCACGCTGGCACCCGGCACGGGCGAGAGCGCCAAGGTCATCCGCGACACGCCGTTCCACACGCCCTGGCGCACGATCCGCGTGGGCGACGATGCGGCGGCACTGGTTGAGAGCGACCTTGAGCTGAACCTCAACGAACCCAACAAGCTGGGCGATGTCAGCTGGTTCAAGCCGCAGAAATACATCGGCATCTGGTGGGGCATGATCGGCGGCATCTGGAGCTGGGCCGAAGGTCCCAACCACGGCGCAACGACCGAGCGTGCGCTGGAAACGATCGACTACGCTGCGGAGAACGGCTTCTCCGGCGTGCTGATCGAAGGCTGGAACGAGGGCTGGAACAACAATTGGTTCGGCCATGGCGACGAATACAGCTTCACCAAGGCGGTGCCCGATTTCGACCTCGAACGCGTGGCAGCCTATGGCCGCGAGCGCGGCGTTGCGATTGTGGGCCACCACGAAACCGGCGGCAACATCATCGTCTATGAAGACCAGCTGGAAGACGCGATGGCGCTTTACAACCGGCTGGGCGTGGGCGTGGTCAAGACCGGCTATGTCGCCGATGCGGGCGGCATCATCGCCCCTGGCGAAGAGCCGGGCGAGATCGCCATGGCCTGGCATGACGGGCAGCGGATGGTGAACCACCACCAGAAGGTGATCGAGACGGCCGCGCGCTACCAGATTGCCATCAACCCGCACGAGCCGGTGAAGGCCACCGGCATCCGCCGTACCTATCCCAACTGGGTGGCGCGCGAAGGTGCGCGGGGCATGGAATACAATGCCTGGGGCGAATATGCGAACCCGGCCGATCACGAGCCGACGCTGGTCTACACCCGCATGCTGTCGGGCCCGATGGACTTCACGCCGGGCGTCCTCTCGCTCGTCGCGCCGACGGGCAATGCGCTGGCCTCGACTCGCGCAAAGCAGCTGGGCCTGTACCTTGCCATCTACTCGCCGATCCAGATGGCGGCGGACCTGGTCGACAATCTGAAGCAATATCCCAACGAGATTGCCTTCATCCGGCAGGTCCCGGCCGACTGGTCGGACAGCCGCCTGATCGCGGGCGAAGTGGGCGATTATGCCATCTTCGCGCGCAAGGATCGCAACAGCGAGGACTGGTATCTGGGCGGCGTGAATGACGGGACGGCCCGCACACTGACGCTGTCCATGGATTTCCTGGAGCCGGGCAAGACGTACCGCGCCACAATCTATCGCGACGGCCCCGACGCCGATTACCGCGATGCCGAGCGGCGGCACGACATTGTCTATGATACCGCGACCTTCACGGCGGGCGACAGCTACGAGCTGTTCCTTGCCCCCGGCGGCGGCGCGGCCATTCGGTTGGAGCCGGTCACGGACTGA